A genomic window from Halorubrum lacusprofundi ATCC 49239 includes:
- the purQ gene encoding phosphoribosylformylglycinamidine synthase I: MTVSVVQFGGSNCDRDAVRALEHVGVDAGRVWHEDGLPADTEGIVLPGGFSYGDYLRAGAMAARAPIMAEVREAAADGVPVIGVCNGAQIGSESGLTPGAFTTNASARFQCEPVHLRVERADTPWTAAYDEGDVIEVPIAHGEGRFEIGEEAHADLVADDRVLFRYCDADGNVTDAANPNGSTDNVAGVLGERESVAVLMPHPERATLPDLGRSTDGAGILRAFV; this comes from the coding sequence GTGACGGTCTCCGTCGTCCAGTTCGGCGGCTCGAACTGCGACCGCGACGCGGTCCGCGCGCTCGAACACGTCGGCGTCGACGCCGGGCGCGTCTGGCACGAGGACGGGCTCCCCGCCGACACCGAGGGGATCGTCCTCCCCGGCGGGTTCTCCTACGGCGACTACCTCCGCGCCGGCGCGATGGCCGCTCGCGCCCCGATCATGGCCGAGGTCCGCGAGGCCGCCGCCGACGGCGTCCCCGTGATCGGCGTCTGCAACGGCGCGCAGATCGGCTCGGAGTCCGGGCTCACCCCCGGCGCGTTCACCACCAACGCCTCCGCGCGGTTCCAGTGCGAACCCGTCCACCTGCGCGTCGAGCGCGCGGACACACCCTGGACCGCCGCCTACGACGAGGGCGACGTGATCGAGGTCCCCATCGCGCACGGCGAGGGGCGCTTCGAGATCGGCGAGGAGGCCCACGCCGACCTCGTCGCCGACGACCGCGTGCTCTTCCGCTACTGCGACGCCGACGGGAACGTTACCGACGCGGCCAACCCCAACGGCTCTACCGACAACGTCGCCGGCGTCCTCGGCGAGCGTGAGTCGGTCGCCGTCCTGATGCCCCACCCCGAGCGCGCGACGCTCCCCGACCTCGGCCGGAGCACGGACGGTGCGGGAATCTTGCGCGCCTTCGTCTGA
- a CDS encoding DsrE family protein, whose translation MAKAAIVILAGNESHADYGRLANGLEAAKEFAETEGDELELIFDGAGTQWIPELEDEESDYHELYQAVRDDAAVCDYCSGAFGVEDAVADSGLVTLDEYDGHPSVRSLVDDDYEIITF comes from the coding sequence ATGGCAAAAGCAGCAATCGTGATTCTCGCTGGCAACGAATCGCACGCCGACTACGGTCGCCTCGCGAACGGACTGGAGGCCGCCAAGGAGTTCGCCGAGACCGAGGGCGACGAACTCGAACTCATCTTCGACGGCGCCGGGACCCAGTGGATCCCGGAGCTCGAAGACGAGGAGAGCGACTACCACGAGCTGTATCAGGCGGTCCGCGACGACGCCGCGGTCTGCGACTACTGTTCCGGCGCGTTCGGCGTCGAAGACGCCGTCGCCGACTCCGGACTCGTCACCCTCGACGAGTACGACGGACACCCGAGCGTCCGCTCGCTCGTCGACGACGACTACGAGATCATCACGTTCTGA
- a CDS encoding VOC family protein, protein MQARHIDHVNLRIPADGVDDAQEFYGEKLGFGIEDAPYVAGDKPFFDVRLSPTAVIHCWPSEEFEPPTATNYDHVAVVVEGSADEIEAELDAAGIEIEKSLDAPLGATGESPAVYVRDPFGYRVELKTAV, encoded by the coding sequence ATGCAGGCACGCCACATCGATCACGTCAACCTCCGGATCCCCGCTGACGGCGTCGACGACGCCCAGGAGTTCTACGGCGAGAAGCTCGGGTTCGGCATCGAGGACGCGCCGTACGTGGCCGGAGACAAGCCGTTCTTCGACGTGCGGCTGTCCCCGACCGCCGTGATCCACTGCTGGCCGAGCGAAGAGTTCGAGCCGCCGACGGCGACGAACTACGACCACGTCGCCGTCGTCGTCGAGGGTTCGGCCGACGAGATCGAGGCCGAACTGGACGCGGCGGGCATCGAGATCGAGAAGTCGCTCGACGCGCCGCTCGGCGCGACCGGCGAGTCGCCCGCGGTGTACGTTCGGGACCCGTTCGGGTACCGGGTGGAGCTGAAAACGGCGGTGTGA
- a CDS encoding formyltetrahydrofolate deformylase: MTRELTEITVVGGDKTGLIARVTSLLFERGINIEDLDQAVRGGVFRMTTRVDASEMETSRGELRRALAELGRELDVDIQVRFPSDRDARRIALLVTKETHAPEALLEAEAAGDLADDGEEAEIPVVVGNRGDLRSLAERYDKPFYDVGDGNGNTDEERLLDLLAEYDVDLIVLARYMRILSPEVVFRYEGRIINVHPSLLPAFPGAEAYRQAKDAGVRVAGVTAHYVTTDLDQGPVIAQRAFDVPPGADVAEIKRRGQPLEADVLLNAVRLHLADAIAIHRGTVHVREDTTVDAQLGLSEAAVDANPDEPVDGEPLSQSGASTAESD, translated from the coding sequence ATGACCCGCGAACTGACCGAAATTACGGTCGTCGGAGGAGACAAGACCGGACTCATCGCGCGGGTCACCTCCCTGCTGTTCGAGCGGGGAATCAACATCGAGGACCTCGATCAGGCGGTCCGCGGGGGCGTCTTCCGGATGACGACCCGCGTGGACGCCTCGGAGATGGAGACCTCCCGGGGCGAGCTCCGGCGCGCGCTCGCCGAGCTCGGGCGCGAGCTCGACGTGGACATCCAGGTCCGGTTCCCGAGCGACCGGGACGCCCGCCGGATCGCGCTGTTGGTCACCAAGGAGACGCACGCGCCCGAGGCCCTCCTGGAGGCGGAGGCCGCGGGCGATCTGGCCGACGACGGCGAGGAGGCCGAGATTCCGGTCGTGGTCGGCAACCGCGGCGACCTCCGGTCGCTCGCGGAGCGCTACGACAAGCCCTTCTACGACGTGGGCGACGGCAACGGCAACACCGACGAGGAGCGCCTGCTCGACCTGTTGGCCGAGTACGACGTGGACCTGATCGTCTTGGCCCGCTACATGCGCATCCTCTCGCCGGAGGTCGTCTTCCGCTACGAGGGCCGGATCATCAACGTCCACCCCTCGTTGCTGCCGGCGTTCCCCGGCGCGGAGGCGTACCGACAGGCGAAGGACGCGGGCGTCCGCGTCGCCGGCGTCACCGCCCACTACGTGACCACCGACCTCGATCAGGGGCCGGTGATCGCTCAGCGTGCCTTCGACGTGCCTCCGGGCGCCGACGTCGCCGAGATCAAGCGCCGCGGGCAGCCCCTCGAAGCCGACGTGCTGCTCAACGCGGTCCGGCTCCACCTCGCAGACGCGATCGCGATCCACCGCGGCACGGTCCACGTGCGCGAGGACACCACTGTCGACGCCCAACTAGGGCTGAGCGAGGCCGCGGTCGACGCGAACCCGGACGAGCCGGTCGACGGGGAGCCGCTGTCGCAGTCGGGGGCGTCGACCGCCGAGAGCGACTGA
- a CDS encoding dihydrolipoyl dehydrogenase — protein sequence MQEFDFLVIGSGSGLDVANAMAGQGNSVAIVEEGRLGGTCLNRGCIPSKKLLYHADVMKTVQRAGEFDIDAEVNGVDFAEIVRTVNEDVSGSSESIRKGLTSSDAHDLFSGTGRFVDDRTVEIVDGDDEGATLRADTVLIATGTRPSIPPIDGIEDVDYLTSTEALRLETAPDHLVIVGGGYIAAELGHFFGTFGSDVTIVGRRENLLPEADEAVGEAFTDRYADRFDVYSGYEAVAADESGGEVTVEARPYPEAESVRAGGETVGAPEDAEDVTVAGDALLVAAGRRPNTDALNLDATGVETDADGFVETDEYLQTDAEGVWALGDVVGEYLLKHSANHEARAVIRNLLGDEPEPVDYSAMPFAVFASPEVAGVGAREQDLRESDAEYATRTYAYDETARGSAMHAEGFVKVLIDLDGNIEGCHIVGPEASNLIEEVVVAMTAGSGTVADIRDAVHIHPALSEVVDRAFSGQFSRGGGGHDHHHHS from the coding sequence ATGCAGGAGTTCGACTTCCTCGTTATTGGGTCGGGATCGGGACTGGACGTGGCGAACGCGATGGCCGGGCAGGGGAACTCGGTCGCGATCGTCGAGGAGGGGCGGCTCGGCGGCACCTGTCTCAACCGCGGTTGTATTCCCTCGAAGAAGCTCCTGTACCACGCGGATGTGATGAAGACGGTCCAGCGGGCCGGGGAGTTCGACATCGACGCCGAGGTGAACGGCGTCGACTTCGCGGAGATCGTCCGGACGGTCAACGAGGACGTTTCGGGCAGCTCCGAGTCGATCCGAAAGGGCCTCACGTCCTCTGACGCCCACGACCTGTTTTCGGGGACCGGGCGGTTCGTCGACGACCGCACGGTCGAGATCGTCGACGGCGACGACGAGGGTGCGACGCTGCGGGCCGACACCGTCCTGATCGCCACCGGCACGCGCCCCTCGATCCCGCCGATCGACGGGATCGAGGACGTGGACTACCTCACGAGCACGGAGGCGCTCCGGCTGGAGACGGCGCCGGACCACCTCGTCATCGTCGGCGGCGGGTACATCGCGGCCGAACTCGGCCACTTCTTCGGGACCTTCGGCAGCGACGTGACGATCGTCGGCCGGCGCGAGAACCTCCTCCCCGAGGCGGACGAGGCGGTCGGCGAGGCGTTCACCGACCGCTACGCCGACCGCTTCGACGTGTACTCCGGGTACGAGGCCGTCGCGGCCGACGAGTCCGGCGGCGAGGTGACCGTCGAGGCTCGGCCGTACCCCGAGGCGGAATCGGTACGCGCGGGCGGCGAGACGGTCGGCGCTCCCGAGGATGCCGAGGACGTGACCGTCGCGGGCGACGCGCTGCTGGTCGCGGCGGGTCGCCGCCCGAACACGGACGCGCTGAACCTCGACGCGACGGGCGTGGAAACCGACGCGGACGGCTTCGTCGAGACCGATGAGTACCTGCAAACGGACGCCGAGGGCGTGTGGGCGCTCGGCGACGTGGTTGGCGAGTACCTGCTGAAACACAGCGCGAACCACGAGGCGAGAGCCGTGATCCGGAACCTGCTCGGCGATGAACCGGAGCCGGTCGACTACAGCGCGATGCCGTTCGCGGTGTTCGCCTCGCCCGAGGTCGCCGGCGTCGGCGCGCGCGAGCAGGATCTCCGGGAGTCGGACGCTGAGTACGCCACCCGCACCTACGCGTACGACGAGACGGCCCGCGGGAGCGCGATGCACGCCGAGGGGTTCGTGAAGGTCCTCATCGATCTGGACGGCAACATCGAGGGCTGTCACATCGTCGGCCCCGAGGCGTCGAACCTGATCGAGGAGGTCGTCGTCGCGATGACCGCGGGATCGGGGACCGTCGCGGACATCCGCGACGCGGTCCACATCCATCCCGCCCTCTCCGAGGTCGTCGACCGTGCCTTCTCCGGGCAGTTCTCGCGCGGCGGCGGCGGACACGACCACCACCACCATTCGTAA
- the cmk gene encoding (d)CMP kinase — MSGTSVAAEREIDRNLFVTVSGPPGCGATTLVEGIAAALDCGYVSGGELFREIAAERDMSLSQLIAKAGESEEIDRALDKRLRRIAEKWGAANKAFVLESRLAGWIAGNRADIRIWLDAPDGVRADRTLDREEMTSEMQVREVIEEQRYQSYYGIDLSDRSIYDLAINTGRWNTEATLDLALTAIEGYDVESDEGAFDTPDFEI, encoded by the coding sequence ATGAGTGGAACCTCGGTGGCGGCAGAACGGGAGATCGACCGAAACCTCTTCGTCACCGTCTCGGGGCCGCCGGGCTGCGGCGCGACGACGCTGGTGGAGGGGATCGCGGCCGCACTCGACTGCGGCTACGTCTCCGGCGGCGAGCTGTTCCGCGAGATCGCCGCCGAGCGCGACATGAGCCTCTCGCAGTTGATCGCGAAGGCCGGCGAGTCCGAGGAGATCGACCGTGCGCTGGACAAGCGGCTCCGTCGGATCGCCGAGAAGTGGGGGGCCGCGAACAAGGCCTTCGTCCTCGAATCGCGGCTCGCCGGCTGGATCGCCGGCAACCGCGCCGACATCCGGATCTGGCTCGACGCGCCCGACGGGGTGCGCGCCGACCGTACCCTCGACCGCGAAGAGATGACCTCGGAGATGCAGGTCCGCGAGGTGATCGAAGAGCAGCGCTACCAGTCGTACTACGGGATCGATCTGTCCGACCGCTCCATCTACGATCTGGCGATCAACACCGGTCGCTGGAACACCGAGGCGACGCTGGACCTGGCGCTCACGGCGATCGAGGGGTACGACGTGGAGTCCGACGAGGGGGCGTTCGACACGCCCGACTTCGAGATCTAG
- a CDS encoding YncE family protein, translating into MTGWDKQSDAPSPADRVLAVPCEGDDLLALFALDTGERLGEVPVGSHPVHATTCRGRTVVATMGDRAVTAVDASGEVTQIETGVLGPSHFAAANGELYVSCSAGDALAVIDSERLTLVDRVAVGAEPHEVAVAPDGDRLYSGSRREGVVDVVDTERHERIGAIDAGPDARVQGVALSPDGDRGYAVDQRGARVVAFETGDNSGSLSVEEPIHAEAAVGADPYDLVATGDRVFVPGRGDGVVHEFDRELDPIAVHDGFSRPVDVLEVADDWWVLDASAPRLRSLDGAVVETSAPGLVATPVSGGRIAISHYDDDRVSLVDVESGTVWTAKSPAYPFGSVVV; encoded by the coding sequence ATGACCGGGTGGGACAAGCAGAGCGACGCCCCCTCCCCCGCCGACCGCGTTCTCGCGGTCCCCTGCGAGGGCGACGACCTCCTGGCGCTGTTCGCGCTCGACACGGGAGAGCGGCTCGGTGAAGTCCCGGTCGGGAGCCATCCGGTCCACGCGACGACGTGCCGCGGGCGGACCGTCGTCGCGACCATGGGCGACCGAGCCGTCACCGCGGTCGACGCGAGCGGCGAGGTGACCCAGATTGAGACCGGTGTGTTGGGGCCGTCGCACTTCGCGGCCGCGAACGGGGAGTTGTACGTCTCCTGCTCCGCCGGCGACGCCCTCGCCGTTATCGACTCCGAGCGCCTGACGCTCGTCGACCGCGTCGCGGTCGGCGCGGAGCCGCACGAGGTCGCGGTCGCCCCGGACGGCGACCGGCTCTACTCCGGGAGCCGCCGCGAGGGCGTCGTCGACGTCGTCGACACCGAGCGCCACGAGCGGATCGGCGCGATCGACGCCGGCCCGGACGCCCGGGTGCAGGGCGTCGCGCTCTCGCCGGACGGGGACAGGGGATACGCGGTCGACCAGCGCGGCGCGCGGGTTGTCGCCTTCGAGACCGGTGACAATTCGGGTTCTCTCTCCGTCGAAGAGCCGATCCACGCCGAGGCCGCGGTCGGCGCCGACCCGTACGACCTCGTCGCGACCGGTGACCGGGTGTTCGTCCCCGGCCGCGGCGACGGTGTCGTCCACGAGTTCGACCGGGAGTTGGATCCGATCGCGGTCCACGACGGGTTCTCCCGCCCTGTCGACGTTCTCGAAGTCGCCGACGACTGGTGGGTGCTTGACGCGAGCGCCCCGCGACTTCGGTCGCTCGACGGCGCGGTCGTCGAGACGTCGGCGCCCGGACTGGTCGCAACCCCTGTGAGTGGCGGTCGAATCGCCATCTCGCACTACGACGACGACCGCGTCTCTCTCGTCGACGTCGAGTCAGGGACCGTCTGGACGGCGAAATCGCCGGCGTACCCGTTCGGATCGGTCGTGGTGTGA
- the purS gene encoding phosphoribosylformylglycinamidine synthase subunit PurS, with the protein MTAYTATVTVRLKRGVLDPEAETTQQALERLGFELSDLRSADRFEVDLDAADADEAADRADEMAERLLANPTIHDYEVAVAER; encoded by the coding sequence ATGACGGCATACACCGCGACGGTGACGGTCCGCCTGAAGCGGGGCGTCCTCGACCCGGAGGCCGAGACGACCCAGCAGGCCCTCGAACGGCTCGGGTTCGAGCTGTCGGACCTCCGGTCGGCCGACCGGTTCGAGGTCGACCTCGACGCCGCCGACGCCGACGAGGCCGCCGATCGCGCCGACGAGATGGCCGAGCGGCTGCTCGCGAATCCGACGATCCACGACTACGAAGTCGCGGTCGCGGAGCGATGA
- the ilvD gene encoding dihydroxy-acid dehydratase, which yields MSEQQPRSEGDGSRGRDDADRFAGEKDENLRSRDVTEGADKAPHRAMFRAMGFDDEDLSSPIIGVPNPAADITPCNVHLDDVADAAIEGIDAAGGMPIEFGTITISDAISMGTEGMKASLISREVIADSVELVSFGERMDALVTVAGCDKNLPGMLMAAIRTDLPSVFLYGGSIMPGQHDGRDVTIVQVFEGVGAYAEGDMSGEELDDLERHACPGAGSCGGMFTANTMASIAEALGMAPLGSASAPAENRERYEVAERAGELAVDCIENDRRPSDILSRESFENAIALQTAIGGSTNGVLHLLALAAEADVDLSIEDFDEISRRTPKIANLQPGGSRVMNDLHEIGGVPVVLRRLLEADLLHGDAMTVTGRTLAEELAELEDRGALPDDDEIEADFLYTVDDPKQAEGAIKILDGNLAPEGAVLKVTGDDAFYHEGPARIFENEEDAMEYVQSGAIDSGDVIVIRNEGPTGGPGMREMLGVTAAVVGAGHEEDVALLTDGRFSGGTRGPMIGHIAPEAADGGPIGLIEDGDHVTVDIPERDLTVDLSEEELAERREEWEAPAPQYEGGVLAKYARDFASASDGAVTNPRLTRDL from the coding sequence ATGAGCGAACAGCAGCCGCGGTCGGAGGGAGACGGCTCCCGAGGCCGCGACGACGCGGACCGGTTCGCGGGCGAGAAGGACGAGAACCTGCGGAGCAGAGACGTGACGGAGGGGGCGGACAAGGCCCCGCACCGGGCGATGTTCCGGGCGATGGGGTTCGACGACGAGGACCTCTCCTCGCCCATCATCGGCGTGCCGAACCCGGCGGCCGACATCACGCCGTGTAACGTCCACCTCGACGACGTGGCGGACGCCGCGATCGAGGGGATCGACGCGGCGGGCGGGATGCCGATCGAGTTCGGGACGATCACCATCTCCGACGCCATCTCGATGGGGACCGAGGGGATGAAGGCGAGCCTCATCTCCCGCGAGGTGATCGCCGACTCCGTCGAGCTGGTCTCCTTCGGCGAGCGGATGGACGCGCTGGTGACGGTGGCGGGCTGTGACAAGAACCTACCCGGCATGCTGATGGCCGCGATCCGCACCGACCTCCCGTCGGTGTTCCTCTACGGCGGCTCGATCATGCCCGGCCAGCACGACGGCCGCGACGTGACCATCGTGCAGGTGTTCGAGGGGGTCGGCGCCTACGCCGAAGGCGACATGAGCGGCGAGGAGCTCGACGATCTGGAGCGGCACGCCTGCCCCGGCGCGGGCTCCTGTGGCGGGATGTTCACCGCCAACACGATGGCCTCTATCGCCGAGGCGCTCGGGATGGCCCCGCTCGGCTCCGCCTCCGCGCCCGCCGAGAACCGGGAGCGCTACGAGGTCGCTGAGCGCGCCGGCGAACTCGCCGTGGACTGCATCGAGAACGACCGCCGTCCCTCCGACATCCTCTCGCGGGAGTCGTTCGAGAACGCGATCGCGCTCCAGACCGCCATCGGCGGCTCCACAAACGGTGTCCTCCACCTCCTCGCGCTGGCCGCGGAGGCCGACGTGGACCTCTCGATCGAGGACTTCGACGAGATCTCGCGGCGCACGCCGAAGATCGCGAACCTCCAGCCCGGCGGGAGCCGCGTCATGAACGACCTCCACGAGATCGGCGGCGTCCCCGTTGTACTCCGACGCCTCTTGGAGGCCGACCTGCTCCACGGCGACGCGATGACCGTCACCGGACGCACCCTCGCCGAGGAGCTGGCGGAGTTGGAGGACCGCGGCGCGCTCCCGGACGACGACGAGATCGAGGCGGACTTCCTCTACACCGTCGACGACCCCAAGCAGGCGGAGGGCGCCATCAAGATCCTCGACGGCAACCTCGCGCCCGAGGGCGCCGTCCTGAAGGTGACCGGCGACGACGCCTTCTACCACGAGGGGCCGGCGCGGATCTTCGAGAACGAGGAGGACGCGATGGAGTACGTTCAGTCGGGCGCGATCGACTCCGGCGACGTGATCGTGATCCGCAACGAGGGGCCGACCGGCGGCCCGGGAATGCGCGAGATGCTCGGCGTCACCGCCGCCGTCGTCGGCGCGGGCCACGAGGAGGACGTGGCGCTGCTCACGGACGGCCGCTTCTCGGGCGGGACCCGCGGCCCGATGATCGGCCACATCGCGCCCGAGGCGGCCGACGGCGGCCCGATCGGGCTCATCGAGGACGGCGACCACGTCACCGTCGACATCCCGGAGCGCGACCTCACGGTCGACCTCTCCGAGGAGGAACTGGCCGAGCGCCGCGAGGAGTGGGAGGCGCCGGCGCCCCAGTACGAGGGCGGCGTCCTCGCGAAGTACGCGCGCGACTTCGCCTCCGCCTCCGACGGCGCGGTGACGAACCCGCGGCTCACGCGGGATTTATAA
- a CDS encoding ATP-dependent helicase, with product MSELTDSGSDGEGGAEPSARALLREALAGEDAPAVEFDPETVPISDADVLDRLSPPVRRWWVSEFAAHVGENGGLFTPPQRGAIPRVDDGENCLVAAPTGSGKTLAAFTAVLDDLFARDRAGTLDNSVYCLYVSPLKSLANDIERNLEAPLNGIAAEMTAASESDEDEEVDPGVRQAIRHGDTSKADRRAMLEETPHVLNTTPETLAILLNAPRFREKLRTVEYVVVDEIHALAGNKRGTHLSASLERLTEIADDSPTRIGCSATVEPLDEVADFLVGCERVAGEVGDPDGFAPRDCEVVDARFGREFDLQLRTPAADLIHTPDSVVTDRFYDALHGLIEDHENTLVFANSRSGAERTLRELRERFGYDESDSGCHHGSLGEAQRTRIEEGLKAGTLDVVTTSTSLELGIDMPHLDLVVQVGSPKSVAALLQRVGRAGHSPGETVEGRMFALDRDELVECAAMLARAEEGFVDGVSLPEGAADVAAQHVYGMAINQIRPDREIREVLRRAHPYREFGTGEYERLMRYLTGDYEGLAERNVYPKVWRDANDPPDGEHHHEEYPVGETLVGKRGRLARVIYMTNVGTIPDSFGCDVVTRDGEAVGTLDENYLDTLAPGDVFALGGERFAFRYRRGSKVYVDRTGERPTVPTWYAERLPLSADLAAEVLAFQADLLDRLERGGPPAVRAWLRELPIDGNSVRAITRTYDEQVAYAGAESVSTPSRLAVEEVLDRDAYKRRFHVHATYGRRFNEGLSRLVAAECAARTDADPTVAVADRGFSLALPLNRKVDVAGVIRELDPETVREDLRAALRGTDLLQRYFRINATRSLMILKRYKGYEKSAAEQQVSAETLLSLAEGLDDFAVIEETYRELLDDRLDAPRIRKVAERIDDGDLAVADQTVDSPTPLAFGLATLVDSDAVLAGDESATLRKFHDRVRAAIDDS from the coding sequence GTGAGCGAACTCACGGACAGCGGCTCGGACGGGGAGGGTGGTGCCGAGCCGTCGGCGCGAGCGCTCCTCCGCGAGGCGCTCGCGGGCGAGGACGCGCCCGCCGTCGAATTCGACCCGGAGACGGTCCCGATATCCGACGCCGACGTGCTCGACCGGCTCTCGCCGCCGGTCCGCCGCTGGTGGGTCTCGGAGTTCGCGGCGCACGTCGGCGAGAACGGCGGTCTGTTCACGCCGCCACAGCGAGGGGCGATTCCCCGCGTCGACGACGGGGAGAACTGCCTCGTCGCCGCGCCGACGGGGAGCGGGAAGACGCTCGCCGCCTTCACCGCGGTCCTCGACGACCTCTTCGCGCGCGATCGGGCCGGAACGCTGGACAACTCCGTCTACTGTCTGTACGTCTCCCCGCTGAAGTCGCTCGCGAACGACATCGAGCGGAACCTCGAAGCGCCGCTCAATGGGATCGCAGCGGAAATGACCGCTGCGAGCGAGAGCGACGAAGACGAAGAAGTCGATCCCGGCGTCCGCCAAGCGATCCGCCACGGCGACACGAGCAAGGCCGACCGGCGGGCGATGCTGGAGGAGACGCCGCACGTGCTCAACACCACGCCGGAGACGCTGGCGATCCTGCTCAACGCCCCACGGTTCAGGGAGAAGCTCCGCACCGTCGAGTACGTCGTCGTCGACGAGATCCACGCGCTGGCCGGGAACAAGCGCGGGACCCACCTCTCGGCCTCGCTGGAGCGACTGACGGAAATCGCCGACGATTCTCCGACCCGGATCGGCTGTTCCGCGACGGTCGAGCCGCTCGACGAGGTCGCCGACTTCCTCGTCGGCTGCGAGCGCGTCGCCGGCGAGGTGGGCGACCCGGACGGCTTCGCCCCCCGCGACTGCGAGGTCGTGGACGCCAGGTTCGGCCGCGAGTTCGATCTGCAACTCCGAACGCCGGCGGCCGACCTCATCCACACACCTGATTCGGTCGTCACCGACCGGTTCTACGACGCGCTCCACGGGCTGATCGAGGACCACGAGAACACGCTAGTGTTCGCGAACTCGCGGTCGGGCGCCGAACGCACCCTTCGAGAGCTTCGCGAGCGGTTCGGCTACGACGAGTCGGACTCGGGCTGTCACCACGGGAGCCTCGGCGAGGCCCAGCGTACTCGGATCGAGGAGGGGCTGAAGGCGGGCACGCTGGACGTGGTGACCACGTCGACGAGCCTCGAACTCGGTATCGACATGCCGCACCTCGATCTGGTCGTGCAGGTGGGGTCGCCGAAGTCGGTCGCGGCGCTGCTCCAGCGCGTCGGGCGGGCGGGCCACAGCCCCGGCGAGACCGTCGAGGGGCGGATGTTCGCGCTCGACCGCGACGAGCTGGTCGAGTGCGCGGCGATGCTCGCCCGCGCCGAGGAGGGGTTCGTCGACGGCGTGTCGCTCCCCGAGGGAGCTGCCGACGTGGCCGCCCAACACGTCTACGGGATGGCGATCAATCAGATCCGCCCCGACCGGGAGATCCGCGAAGTTCTCCGGCGCGCGCACCCGTACCGCGAGTTCGGGACCGGCGAGTACGAGCGACTCATGCGGTACCTCACCGGCGACTACGAGGGGCTGGCGGAGCGGAACGTCTACCCGAAGGTGTGGCGCGATGCGAACGACCCGCCGGACGGCGAACACCACCACGAGGAGTATCCGGTCGGGGAGACGCTCGTCGGGAAGCGCGGCCGGCTCGCGCGGGTCATCTACATGACCAACGTCGGGACGATCCCGGACTCGTTCGGCTGCGACGTGGTCACCCGCGACGGCGAGGCGGTCGGGACGCTCGACGAGAACTACCTCGACACGCTCGCGCCGGGCGACGTGTTCGCGCTGGGCGGCGAGCGGTTCGCGTTCCGCTACCGCCGCGGCTCAAAGGTGTACGTCGACCGGACCGGCGAGCGCCCGACGGTCCCCACGTGGTACGCCGAGCGGCTCCCGCTGTCGGCCGATCTGGCGGCGGAGGTGCTCGCGTTTCAGGCCGACCTGCTCGACCGACTGGAGCGCGGCGGTCCCCCCGCGGTCCGCGCGTGGCTGCGCGAGCTTCCGATCGACGGGAACTCGGTGCGGGCGATCACTCGGACCTACGACGAGCAGGTCGCGTATGCGGGCGCGGAGAGCGTGTCGACCCCGTCGCGGCTCGCCGTCGAGGAGGTGCTCGACCGCGACGCGTACAAGCGTCGGTTCCACGTCCACGCGACGTACGGCCGGCGGTTCAACGAGGGGCTCTCGCGGCTGGTCGCCGCCGAATGCGCGGCCCGAACCGACGCCGATCCGACGGTCGCGGTCGCCGACCGTGGGTTCAGCCTCGCGCTCCCGTTGAACCGCAAGGTCGACGTAGCGGGGGTCATCCGCGAGCTGGACCCCGAAACGGTCCGCGAGGACCTCCGGGCGGCGCTGCGGGGGACCGACCTCCTCCAGCGCTACTTCCGGATCAACGCGACGCGCTCGCTCATGATCCTCAAGCGGTACAAGGGGTACGAGAAGTCGGCCGCCGAACAGCAGGTGTCCGCGGAGACGCTGCTATCGCTCGCGGAGGGGCTCGACGACTTCGCGGTGATCGAGGAGACGTACCGCGAGCTGTTAGACGACCGGCTCGACGCGCCCCGTATCCGAAAGGTGGCAGAGCGGATCGACGACGGCGACCTCGCAGTCGCCGACCAGACGGTCGACTCGCCGACTCCCCTCGCGTTCGGGCTCGCGACGCTCGTCGACTCGGACGCGGTGCTCGCGGGCGACGAGTCGGCGACGCTCCGGAAGTTCCACGACCGGGTGCGGGCGGCGATCGACGATTCTTAA